The Vibrio echinoideorum DNA window CTAGCCCAGAGCTAAAACAGTGGCTAGCTGACCATCAGATTGAGTGCATTGGATTCGACGATCTCAAATAGGGAACCTTAAGTCAGGGCTACTCAACGATCCGTTGTGCGCCCTGCCCTTGATCATGCAAAATATCTTCAGGGTTCAACAAGTGGCATTTCTGCATACTCAAACATCCGCAACCGATACAGCCGGTTAGGTTTTCTTGTAGCGATTTAATCTGCGCCATTTTGCTGTCGAGTTGTCCTTGCCACTTCTTCGCAACTCGCTCCCAATCTCGCTTAGTCGCGGTATGGTTCATAGGTAAGGTAGATAACTCTTCGGTAATCTCTTCCAGCGTGAAACCTATCGACTGCGCCACTTGTATCAATGCTATTCGTCTCAACATCGCCGACTGATAACGGCGTTGATTTCCGTTAGTACGAATCGAAGCAATCAACCCTTTGGTTTCATAAAAGCGCAATGCCGAAGGAGCCACACCGCTGCGCTCCGATAATTGCCCTATCGTCAAATATACGATGTTTCTCATTGTTACCCTGTCCATGGTGATCACAAATAAATGAAGTTCACTTTAACTTCATCATAACCACAGCTTACCGTCTTCACCAATTAAGAATTGGCAGAACTTTGAATGCGAACATCAACTATTTGAGCTGTCATTATTTTGAATGGTAACGATCTGATTTTAATAAAGTGATTGGCAATAAAGTGAGGTGATAATTAACTAGGGTCATAAAAAATGGCTACCCGAAAGATAGCCATAATACAGATTCGAATTTAAAACGAATTAGTCAAACAACTCAATAACTAGCTTATTGTCTTTAATCACCAGATTGGGTTCAGATGACTTAATCAACGACTCTTGCACTTTATTGTTGTCCAGTTTGTATACCGGAGACTGAGACAATGCAAAGCCGATCATCGATACGGCGGGTTTGAGTAATTTCGCTATTTCAGGAGAAAGCTGCTTTCCCTTCTCCTCAAAGCGCTCTAGTCGCAGTGACTTTAAATACACCTCGCCACTTTCTTTGTCGTATTCAGGGACTGCGCTGAATTCGATGTCCAAATCCAACCCCATATTAGGCATGTTGAACACCTGAACTTTTGCATTGGTATTCGCCAGTACAGAAACACGCTCGGCATCAGCTCGACCAATTTTTACCGCTAAGTCATCGACAGCAACTTGCGCATACATAACGTTTTGTACACCCACTTCCTGCTCTAACATCACCGAATCTTGAAGGTAGTTCGTCATTTCTTGCTCAGTCACGCTGTAGCTAACACAACCACTTAGCGTCAGGGCAGTCATAGCTATAATGAAACGGTTCATTAACTTTGTTGTCATTGGAGATAGGCTCTTAATTTGTAAATGCATGGAACGGATGTTACCTCTAGATGATACTGTAAAATAGTTCTCATAATGACAGTGTCGGATAACTGGGCAGAATGATCCACCTAATTGGTGATGTCGTATAGATTGGTATTGACGAAAAGGGTAAGGAAAACAATGACTGCATTAACGATATTTTACGATGGGACATGTCCATTGTGCGCAAAAGAGATGGCGGCACTTGCCAAGCATGATACCGAGAATAAGATTCAAACCATCGATATCTACAGTGAAGCGTTTTCAAACTACCCGCAGATAGATGCTGACGCAGCCAATACCATTTTGCATGCTTTAGACGAGAACGGAAAACTGTTGTTGGGTTTAGACGTGACCTACCAAGCGTGGCGCTTAGTAGGAAAAGGTTGGCTATATGCTCCATTGCGCTGGGCGATATTCAAGCCAGTGGCAGATTGGTGTTATTTACGATTTGCCAAGAACCGATATAAAGTCTCGTTCTGGTTAACCGGAAAGTCGCGCTGCAATGGAAGCAGCTGCACTAAATAGCTGTACTAAATTGCATTGGAATTAAGATATACCGCTGGCGACTTTGTAATAAACAATGCCAAACAGGGCTGCGAATACCAATACAGTGACGGCCACTTTCAACCAAATAAACTTCATGTTTTGTCCTTATTATTTTGTTTACTACTCCACAGACAAGTTAGCACAACAAAACATTGGGTTGTGTAATGATTGATAGAACTTTGTAGTGAACCTTGATTCCCAGAGAGAACCTTTATGTCGGCAAAAGAGAGAAACCTTCCTACACATCGTATTTCAAGATTCAGCAAGTTTGCCTCACTGGCAACAAGAGTCGCGGGCAATGTGATAACGGAAGGTACCAAGCAACTCGCACAAGGCAACAGGCCCAAAGCAAAAGACTTATTACTCACCCCGCAGAACATTGCACGCCTGACTGATCAACTCGCCCACCTGCGCGGTGCTGCCATGAAGCTTGGGCAGATGTTATCAATGGACGCGGGCGATGTCCTCGAACCGGAACTCGCCGACATTCTTTCTCGCCTGCGCTCAGACGCCGACCCACTACCAACAAAGCAGCTCAACCAAGTGTTAGAAAGCTCACTCGGCATCAACTGGAAAGCCGAATTCCTTTCCTTCAACTTTAAACCTATCGCCAGTGCGTCCATCGGGCAAGTTCACCAAGCCTACAGTGATGCGGGAGACAAACTTGCCATCAAAGTCCAATATCCAGGCATTCGAAAAAGCATCGACAGTGATGTGGACAACGTAGGTACATTGCTTAACATCGTTGGTTTAATACCCAAGTCTGTCGATTACAAAAGCTTATTAGAAGAAGCAAAGAAACAGCTCCATGATGAAGCAGATTATGCTCGCGAAGCTGACTACGCGACTCGTTACTATCATGCACTGAAAGAACACGCTCACTTCGTTGTACCTAAGATTCACCCTCAAATGTCTTCAGAGTCAGTGCTCGCGATGGACTTCATTGAAGGCGTCTCGATAGAGAAAATAGAAGGTTACGATCAAAGTACTCGTAATTTTGTCATGCGCAGCTTGCTCGGACTCATGTTCAGAGAATTGTTCGACTTTAAGATGGTGCAGACCGACCCCAACTTCGCCAACTACCTTTACGTTGAAAACACGCGCCAGATTGGGCTGTTAGATTTTGGAGCAACCCGTGAATACAGCGACCGCTTCAGTGATGGCTATCGCTTGGCTTTTACCTCTGTGATTAATCACGATGAACAAGGCCTCAACAAAGCGCTAGAGCAGATTGGGTTCTTTAGCGAGACGATTCTCCCCGATCAGCGCCAAGCCATTCTCAACTTAGTGACAATGGCGTGTGAACCTATGTTGGTCGACGAAGAGTACGATTTTAAAGCCAGTGGACTCGCTCAAAAGCTACGCGAAGCCGGAACTATACTCAGCATGGAACAAGAGTATTGGCACACGCCACCAGCAGACGCCCTATTCTTACACCGTAAAATCGGTGGCATGTATCTGTTAGCCGCTCGCCTTGACGCAAGGGTGAACATAAGTCGTTTGGTCGCTCCGTATCTCATCAGCGATGACACTTGATTTGTTCATAAATAGTGACGATTAGTGATTAGTGATTAGTGATTAGTGATTAGTGATTAGCAGAGTGATCATTTCCTGCTGCGCAAGAGTACTAACAGTTACGCCAACTAAAATGAGCCAAACCTATGAAACCTTCACTGCTTTGCTCCACCGCCCTGATTACAAGCCTAACGAGCTCTATCGCTTTTGCAGCAAGTTGCCCTGAGATACTCAACGGCAAGCAACGTTTGTTAAATTCGAACGAAGAGATAGAGCTGTGTGAAGAGTTTCAAGGCAAAACCCTTTTGGTCGTGAACACAGCCAGCCAATGTGGCTTCACACCACAATTTAAACAGCTAGAGCAACTGCATCAAACCTATAAAGATCAAGGCTTCACGGTTGTCGGATTTCCAAGCAATGATTTCCGCCAAGACAAAGGAAGCGAAGAGAAATCAGCTAAAGTCTGTTATCTCGACTACGGTGTTACCTTCCCTATGATGGCGAGAGCCACATTATCTGGCAGTAGCGCCAATCCTGTGTTTGCAGAAATACAGCAGCAAGCAGGTGTCACACCCAAGTGGAACTTCTACAAATTCTTGATCAATAAAGAAGGTAAAGTGGTAGCAACCTTCCCTAGCTCGACATCACCAGTAAGTGCGACACTCAAAAATGCAATTGAGCAGCAGTTATGAGATCTGAATACATGGCGACAACTCAAACCCGCAACACCATGGCCAAGCTAGGTTACATGGGGCTAATCCCGTTTCTATTTGGCCTATTACTGTCTCTGACCGAAAGCCAATTCCTAGGCCTCAGCGGCGAGACGCTCTTCATCACCTACAGTGTGGTTATCTTGAGTTTTTTGTCGGGTATCTTGTGGGGCAATGGGATAGAGAACTTCGAAAGCCAATCGAGCAACAAGGCTCTGGTTCTAAGTAACGTGATTGTGTTAGTCGCGTGGGTAGCGGTGCTACTTGGGGAACAAAAAGAGTTTCTCACCACCCTGATTCTTATCATCGGCTATATTGCGGTTTGGCGGGCGGAAAGGTCGATGAGAGAAGAAAACCAAAGCGAAGGCCCGGATGGCTACTTTGATATGAGAACTCGGCTAACTTCTAGCGTGGTGTTGATGCACGGTATCGTGATGTTGACCTAGGTCTGTGAACCTTTAATTAAGGTGTGCGCCTTTGAATAAACAACGTTAGCAAGAAACTAGACGATGAGCTGCATCACAAACCTTGGCTCATCATCGCCAAAATAGTTCGACTCTTCTTTGATAGTGACAAAACCCATAGACACATAAAGCGCACAAGCCGACGCATTATTTGGATCAACGGTAAGCAACACCTTGGATTCTTTAGGCAGCGTTGTGATCGCCTGATCCATCAACGAACGTCCCACTCCCATACCTCGAAATTGACCATCAACGGCCAGTGACAAAATCCAATATTCTTGTGGCTTGTCTGTTGGTGTCATCAACACATAACCCGCAACTTGCGAATCCTGTTTCGCCACCAGCAAGCCCTTCCCCCAGCAATCAAAGGCCTGACGGAAGAAAAACTGCGGATAGGCGTGGTCGCCAAACAAAGCACGTTCAAGCTGGTAGATATCAGCCAGTTCTTGTTTTTCCGCACAGACAATATTCATAGATAGACCTTTATAGATTAACTACAACCGCCCTTCAGCTACAATCTGCCTTCAACTGAAGCCAGCCAAGTTGGCAATTGCTCTCTAAACCAATTGATGTATTTCGAAGCTTCAGGGTTGTTACGCGTGACTAATATATTCGTGACTTCGACTACGATCCAGCTTTTCGCGATGATCAATTGCTTTATTAAATCTTCACGAGGAATCAAGGTGTTATGGCAAAGGTACTGATCAACAATGCGCTCATAATCAGACAAGGAACCCATTCGCGAAACGAGTGGTGCCAAATCTATCGCGGGGCTACCAAAACCAAAACGCTCCCAATCAAATAGGACCAACTGTCCATTATCTCTTCTCCCCCAATTGCCCTCGTTCGCATCACCAGAAACCAAAGTTTGATGCTTAAAAAGATCGCTACTCAATTGCTGAATGCACAGCAAACCGTCTTGGGTTACTTGAGGTAATTTCAGAGATGCTAAAGCAGTACTCGTATCACTCGCTGTCCAACAATGCTCTTTGACTTTAAAACTAGGCACATATTGAGATTGATGAATACAAGAGAGTTGCTGATACACATCAGCCGTGGCTTGAAGTTCGGGTAAGTTCAAAGAACGAGGAATGTATTCGATAAATAGGTTATCGCCTTCAACAGCCAGTAACTCAGGGCTATGCACACCAAATAGTTGTTTTGCAGCACATTGGTAAAAGGAAATCTCTACGCCACCAGCACCTTGCTTTCGAATACAAGGTTCACCATTACACTCTCCCAATGAAACTCGAGCAGACCCCATTTTAGATAGATCTTTGGTGCTCATTGAGTGTCCTCGCATAATAAAGTGAAACAAATAACGTATAGGGCTAGCTATCTAAAAACAGACTTATTTAAAAAGTGCAGACTCAATTAATGACCATTGCTGTTCAAAAGGTTCAAATTCCTTATGAGGAATGAATTTTTGAGCGGCTAAGTTCTGTTTCACGTACACCTCTTCTAAAGCCCATATGTGGTGGTCAGCAAAAATACCCCATGCACGAGCACCATCGATAAAACTATCTCGTGTAAGCTCGTTAATAGATAAGTACCCGTTAATGAATTCGACCGACTTCTTAACCTCCATATCAAACATATACATGCAAGCACGAGCAATTTCATAGGCTGGTGGCATATATTGAATCAAGTCCCAATCAATAATTCCACTCACCCTTGAGCGTTCGTCAAAGAAGAGATTAAAGTGGTGGTAATCCCCATGAATGAGTGCTCTTTCTGTCTTAGTCTCGTAAGAGTGAATGCTTTGACCGCTAGATAAAAAGTGACGTTTCTGTTTAGCTCTTTGCAATGCCCAGTCGTTCTCGGTGCCTTGCTCACTTTTCGATTCAATAAGGTAAATGATCTTATCAAGACGCTGTAACCATACCTCTCGATTCCATGACAGTTGGACAACTGGAAACGCCTCATTTGAAAACTTAGTTCGAGGACAATGACTCAACTGTTGATGGAGCTTCGCGAGGGTAATACCAGCTTCATATGCGTGATTGGTCGTCAAAGCATGTTTATCGATCAACGAGCCGTGAGCCTCCGGAAATAACGCATAGTATTCAGATCCAAACTTAACAAAGCTTTTACCATCAGAGGTAAGACATGGCTTAACGATACTTAAGATTTTCTGAGATAAGAATAGCAACAATTCATGCTCATTCTTTATACGGTTAACATCGCTAGTCCGGTACTTTCGTAAAAATAAAGCGGGTGTAGACCCAACCTTATAGACAGAATTAGTTGCACCGAAAGTAACCTCCGCTAATGAAACATCAGTTTCGTATTTTAGCCAATGAGAAAGAACGTCTGTTCGTATCATATTGCTATAGTCTTTTTTACCTTTTGAAATCTTCATTAGCTACTGTCGGCTGATCAGTAGATTCGCACCAGATAGAGCAAGAAACACCGAGCAGGCTTTATTGAAGCGCTTGGCCATTTGAGGTTTTGAAAACCAATTTCGTAGATATAAGCCAAAAGCGGCATAGATAGAAATCGCGAGCATTTCTAATACTAAGAATGTGCTTCCGAGGATGAAGAATTGCGTGTTTACATTAGCGGTGACATCGACAAATTGAGGAAGGAATGCAGTAAAAATGAGTATCGCTTTTGGATTGCCCGCCGCGAGCGCGAACTCTTGCTTAACAAGACCAAACCAATCCTTATTTCGTTCAATATCCGCGACTGGGCTAGTTTGTGAGCGCCATAAGTTAAACGCAATCCACAATAAATACATGGCGCCAAACAGCTTGATGAGAAAGAACAAGGTTTCAGAAGTATAAAGCACAACGGCTAAGCCCGATGCAGCTAACGCGATCATGCCAGAAAAGGCAGCAATTCTTCCTAACCCAGCAACTAAAGCAGCTTGAAATCCATAACAGCGAGCGTTGTTCATCGACAATAGATTATTTGGGCCCGGCGTCATGTTGAGCGCAAAACAGGCAGGGATAAACAGCAGTAACTTCCATATTTCCATTGGGTGCTTCCTAGTTACAATATGCCAAGGTTATTGAATCGTTTAACGCAATATTACCTTTTATAACAGCATTTGAAATCTTTTATAGTAACACTTGAAAGCTGTGCCAATACTCTGCCACCCCCTTGAATTAGTTTTCGAAGAATTGCTCGTATTCTGGAGTCGACAGGTTTTCCGCAACCCCAATCTCGCCGACGATATAAATCGCACTCGCGAGAGTTTCTAACGTTTGATTCGGCTCGCGTTCAGGTACGTCGCCAACAACCGGAACAGATTTAGGTTCAGAGACAGAATTACAAACAACACTTTCACATA harbors:
- a CDS encoding LysE family translocator, whose amino-acid sequence is MEIWKLLLFIPACFALNMTPGPNNLLSMNNARCYGFQAALVAGLGRIAAFSGMIALAASGLAVVLYTSETLFFLIKLFGAMYLLWIAFNLWRSQTSPVADIERNKDWFGLVKQEFALAAGNPKAILIFTAFLPQFVDVTANVNTQFFILGSTFLVLEMLAISIYAAFGLYLRNWFSKPQMAKRFNKACSVFLALSGANLLISRQ
- a CDS encoding glutathione peroxidase — its product is MKPSLLCSTALITSLTSSIAFAASCPEILNGKQRLLNSNEEIELCEEFQGKTLLVVNTASQCGFTPQFKQLEQLHQTYKDQGFTVVGFPSNDFRQDKGSEEKSAKVCYLDYGVTFPMMARATLSGSSANPVFAEIQQQAGVTPKWNFYKFLINKEGKVVATFPSSTSPVSATLKNAIEQQL
- a CDS encoding DUF3429 domain-containing protein, with the translated sequence MRSEYMATTQTRNTMAKLGYMGLIPFLFGLLLSLTESQFLGLSGETLFITYSVVILSFLSGILWGNGIENFESQSSNKALVLSNVIVLVAWVAVLLGEQKEFLTTLILIIGYIAVWRAERSMREENQSEGPDGYFDMRTRLTSSVVLMHGIVMLT
- a CDS encoding GNAT family N-acetyltransferase yields the protein MNIVCAEKQELADIYQLERALFGDHAYPQFFFRQAFDCWGKGLLVAKQDSQVAGYVLMTPTDKPQEYWILSLAVDGQFRGMGVGRSLMDQAITTLPKESKVLLTVDPNNASACALYVSMGFVTIKEESNYFGDDEPRFVMQLIV
- a CDS encoding ABC1 kinase family protein, encoding MSAKERNLPTHRISRFSKFASLATRVAGNVITEGTKQLAQGNRPKAKDLLLTPQNIARLTDQLAHLRGAAMKLGQMLSMDAGDVLEPELADILSRLRSDADPLPTKQLNQVLESSLGINWKAEFLSFNFKPIASASIGQVHQAYSDAGDKLAIKVQYPGIRKSIDSDVDNVGTLLNIVGLIPKSVDYKSLLEEAKKQLHDEADYAREADYATRYYHALKEHAHFVVPKIHPQMSSESVLAMDFIEGVSIEKIEGYDQSTRNFVMRSLLGLMFRELFDFKMVQTDPNFANYLYVENTRQIGLLDFGATREYSDRFSDGYRLAFTSVINHDEQGLNKALEQIGFFSETILPDQRQAILNLVTMACEPMLVDEEYDFKASGLAQKLREAGTILSMEQEYWHTPPADALFLHRKIGGMYLLAARLDARVNISRLVAPYLISDDT
- a CDS encoding phosphotransferase family protein, whose protein sequence is MSTKDLSKMGSARVSLGECNGEPCIRKQGAGGVEISFYQCAAKQLFGVHSPELLAVEGDNLFIEYIPRSLNLPELQATADVYQQLSCIHQSQYVPSFKVKEHCWTASDTSTALASLKLPQVTQDGLLCIQQLSSDLFKHQTLVSGDANEGNWGRRDNGQLVLFDWERFGFGSPAIDLAPLVSRMGSLSDYERIVDQYLCHNTLIPREDLIKQLIIAKSWIVVEVTNILVTRNNPEASKYINWFREQLPTWLASVEGRL
- a CDS encoding DUF1439 domain-containing protein; translation: MTTKLMNRFIIAMTALTLSGCVSYSVTEQEMTNYLQDSVMLEQEVGVQNVMYAQVAVDDLAVKIGRADAERVSVLANTNAKVQVFNMPNMGLDLDIEFSAVPEYDKESGEVYLKSLRLERFEEKGKQLSPEIAKLLKPAVSMIGFALSQSPVYKLDNNKVQESLIKSSEPNLVIKDNKLVIELFD
- a CDS encoding phosphotransferase enzyme family protein, with product MKISKGKKDYSNMIRTDVLSHWLKYETDVSLAEVTFGATNSVYKVGSTPALFLRKYRTSDVNRIKNEHELLLFLSQKILSIVKPCLTSDGKSFVKFGSEYYALFPEAHGSLIDKHALTTNHAYEAGITLAKLHQQLSHCPRTKFSNEAFPVVQLSWNREVWLQRLDKIIYLIESKSEQGTENDWALQRAKQKRHFLSSGQSIHSYETKTERALIHGDYHHFNLFFDERSRVSGIIDWDLIQYMPPAYEIARACMYMFDMEVKKSVEFINGYLSINELTRDSFIDGARAWGIFADHHIWALEEVYVKQNLAAQKFIPHKEFEPFEQQWSLIESALFK
- a CDS encoding thiol-disulfide oxidoreductase DCC family protein, whose protein sequence is MTALTIFYDGTCPLCAKEMAALAKHDTENKIQTIDIYSEAFSNYPQIDADAANTILHALDENGKLLLGLDVTYQAWRLVGKGWLYAPLRWAIFKPVADWCYLRFAKNRYKVSFWLTGKSRCNGSSCTK
- the soxR gene encoding redox-sensitive transcriptional activator SoxR; this encodes MRNIVYLTIGQLSERSGVAPSALRFYETKGLIASIRTNGNQRRYQSAMLRRIALIQVAQSIGFTLEEITEELSTLPMNHTATKRDWERVAKKWQGQLDSKMAQIKSLQENLTGCIGCGCLSMQKCHLLNPEDILHDQGQGAQRIVE